The Theobroma cacao cultivar B97-61/B2 chromosome 2, Criollo_cocoa_genome_V2, whole genome shotgun sequence genome includes the window GCTGGCTAATTCTTTCTTGACCCTCCGACATCGAACAGCTGCTGATCCCGCTTTGCCGTTGCAGAGGTCAACGAAACTAGCAAGGACAATGAGCACCCATTCCTCCATCAAGGACGCCTTTTCTACCTACGCGGATTACCTCAATGCCCTTGtgagtttcctttcttttctctttctcttttcaccACTTTTCATCTTCATTTCGCATTCCCTAACTTGGGTCTCTTGACTACCCTGAAAATATGTAGATAGAAATTTAGAGTTTTTGGAAAATTTAGGGTCGTGAGCTAGAACTTAGAGATTATTTATACCAAGAGAAGCAGCTGACCTTGAAAACCTTAAAACACCAACTTTAAAAGCTTAAAGCCCTCATTTCCATGGGGACAAAGTTGGAGGAAATGGTTGTTATAGGAAATAATGGATAAGTACtttgattatggatttaaaaTCGTTTCTAGGCCTCTTTGTTCTGGCAGTGAAGCTTCGGGGTCGAGATATTTGAGCAAGTGAATTAGAGTTGAGTTTGTTGGGAAGTTGGATACATGCAATGTGGATATGTTCTCCAAAGAGCTCAAATTTCTAACGCTTAGTATAAGCTGTAAAGTTCCCTTGCATCATGTGGTTTTCTACATGAATTTGTTTCATTGCTGAAGATGCTTTTGTGCAATGACTAATCAAACCTCAATCATGTTTGTAGAATGAAAAACGGGAAAGGGTGGTAAAAGCCAGTCGTGATGTGACTATGAATAGTAAAAAAGTCATATTTCAGGTGCACAGgtaatattgaaatttatttggTTACCCTCATTTATCTTTTGGCTAAGATTTTAATgctataataatattttctcttgCAAGCTGCCTATTTGTATGGTTCAGAATGCAATTAGTCAATTGAAATTCATTGTTCCACTTGCTGTTATTTAATATCTATTTTCCCTGTCATTATGAGTTTGCTTCTTCACAAGAAATGAACTGTTTTTTATTTGGTACATATTGATATGTACTTTGCATTGGTTATACTTCTGAACTACAATATGCTTTATGACAGAATTAGTAAAAACAACAGAGAGGAAGTTTTGGAAAAGGCAGATAAGGATCTGGCAGCTGTGAGAGATCTGCATATATTCCGACTGGTGAAAGAGTTGCAAGGGACTGATTTTTGGAAGCTACGGCGAGCATACTCTCCCGGGGTGGCATCTTTTTCTCCTTATACTTTAATGTTGAACAGAAACTAGTGAGTTGACTTATTATGCTTGTGTCTTTGCAGGTACAAGAGTATGTTGAAGCTGCAACATTCTTCAAATTCTGCCAAACCGGAAATCTTTTGAATCTTGATGAGATAAATGCTAGTTTATTACCACTTAGTGATCCATCTCTTGAGCCTTTGCAAATTAATCTCCTTGACTATCTCTTAGGGGTAGCTGCCTGAATTTATGCTATTTTACTTATCGTATCTGCATTACGAAGGCACAGGCTGATGAAAACAATTGAGGCAAATATGGTCATATATCACTGTATCTTCTGTTAAAGTAGTGCCTACTTAATTCCAGCTTCTAAATTACTGGACTAGATATTCCGAAGGTTACATGCATACTCACAAAAGTGTGACACATCCAACCAAACAGACATAGATGTGCATGTATGATGGAAGGGCTGTTTGTTTACTCTTCTTTTACAGCTTGCAGATTTGACAGGAGAGCTGATGCGGTTAGCAATTGGTCGAATATCTGATGGTGAAGTTGAATTTGCTGAGAGGATATGCCGGTTTGTTCGTGATATTTACAGGGAATTGACTCTTGTCGTCCCACTTATGGATGATAGTTCTGATATGGAGACAAAGATGGTTACAATGCTCCAAAGTGTAGTGAAAATAGAGAATGGTAATTTGATGTTGGTTTTCTTGCCCAAAATCATCATGTATTGTATCATAAAAGATTTCTTTATTAGACTAATGAATAATTTACACAGTTATACTCTATTTTATGCCAGGAATTACATGTGTTTCTTGTTTTTATGTGTATGTTTAATTTCTAAAGATCTTAAAAGAGTTGAAAACTCCTCCATCCAGAACTTGTATGCACATGATAATTTTTGTGTTCTTTTGCTGGATCCCTTATTTGAGTTGTTACTGCAGCGTGCTTTAGTGTCCGTGTGAGAGGATCAGAGTACATTCCGCTTCTAGGAACCGGCGATCCAAGTTCCTTCTTATTGGGGGTGTCTGAAGTGGAATTATGAAAGTAACTTCTGCTTCTCTTAGCCTCTTCTTCCTGCTCTTTGTTTTTCCCAACATGTGGCATACTGTTAATCTCATGAATTCCCTTCACTACAGTTCTTGGCTGGAGGATAAGTTTCTTGCTCTAGATGCAAAGACTATGGAGCACTTCAGGAACTGTTTCTATCAGGCCAAAGATCTTTAAGGCTGATGCTTTGCCGTACACTGCACTCTGTTAAATCTGCATATAATTACCTTGCAGCCTAGGCTCTGCTAATGCTTCCTGGGG containing:
- the LOC18610177 gene encoding translin-associated protein X: MLNSSAALFRRISVSWLMAPKFKPRRLPPAADPALPLQRSTKLARTMSTHSSIKDAFSTYADYLNALNEKRERVVKASRDVTMNSKKVIFQVHRISKNNREEVLEKADKDLAAVRDLHIFRLVKELQGTDFWKLRRAYSPGVQEYVEAATFFKFCQTGNLLNLDEINASLLPLSDPSLEPLQINLLDYLLGLADLTGELMRLAIGRISDGEVEFAERICRFVRDIYRELTLVVPLMDDSSDMETKMVTMLQSVVKIENACFSVRVRGSEYIPLLGTGDPSSFLLGVSEVEL